The Parus major isolate Abel chromosome Z, Parus_major1.1, whole genome shotgun sequence genome has a window encoding:
- the TPM2 gene encoding tropomyosin beta chain isoform X9: MASASSIDAVKKKIQSLQQVADEAEERAEHLQREADAERQARERAEAEVASLNRRIQLVEEELDRAQERLATALQKLEEAEKAADESERGMKVIENRAMKDEEKMELQEMQLKEAKHIAEEADRKYEEVARKLVVLEGELERSEERAEVAESKCGDLEEELKIVTNNLKSLEAQADKYSTKEDKYEEEIKLLGEKLKEAETRAEFAERSVAKLEKTIDDLEESLASAKEENVGIHQVLDQTLLELNNL, translated from the exons ATGGCCAGCGCCAGCTCCATCGATGCCGTCAAGAAGAAGatccagagcctgcagcaggtGGCCGACGAGGCGGAGGAGCGCGCCGAGCACCTGCAGCGGGAGGCCGATGCCGAGCGGCAGGCCCGGGAGCGG GCTGAGGCTGAAGTGGCTTCCCTCAACCGCCGTATCCAGCTGGTAGAGGAGGAGCTGGACCGTGCCCAGGAGCGTCTGGCCACTGCCCTGCAGAAGCTGGAGGAAGCTGAGAAGGCGGCTGATGAGAGCGAGAG AGGCATGAAGGTCATCGAAAACAGGGCCATGAAAGATGAAGAGAAGATGGAACTCcaggaaatgcagctgaagGAGGCGAAGCACATAGCAGAGGAGGCTGACCGCAAATATGAGGAG GTTGCCCGCAAGCTGGTTGTCCTTGAGGGAGAGCTGGAGCGCtcagaggagagagcagaggtGGCAGAGAG TAAATGTGGTGACCTAGAGGAGGAGCTGAAAATTGTCACCAACAACTTGAAGTCCCTGGAGGCCCAGGCTGACAAG TATTCCACCAAGGAGGATAAGTATGAGGAGGAAATCAAGCTTCTAGGGGAAAAGCTGAAGGAG GCTGAGACCCGAGCGGAGTTTGCGGAGAGGTCTGTGGCGAAGCTGGAGAAAACCATTGATGACCTAGAAG AGAGCCTGGCCAGTGCCAAAGAGGAGAACGTGGGGATACACCAGGTCCTGGACCAGACCTTACTGGAGCTGAACAACCTCTGA
- the TPM2 gene encoding tropomyosin beta chain isoform X11, producing the protein MASASSIDAVKKKIQSLQQVADEAEERAEHLQREADAERQARERAEAEVASLNRRIQLVEEELDRAQERLATALQKLEEAEKAADESERGMKVIENRAMKDEEKMELQEMQLKEAKHIAEEADRKYEEVARKLVVLEGELERSEERAEVAESRVRQLEEELRTMDQSLKSLIASEEEYSTKEDKYEEEIKLLGEKLKEAETRAEFAERSVAKLEKTIDDLEERSQREAEKNRVLTNELRVILTELNN; encoded by the exons ATGGCCAGCGCCAGCTCCATCGATGCCGTCAAGAAGAAGatccagagcctgcagcaggtGGCCGACGAGGCGGAGGAGCGCGCCGAGCACCTGCAGCGGGAGGCCGATGCCGAGCGGCAGGCCCGGGAGCGG GCTGAGGCTGAAGTGGCTTCCCTCAACCGCCGTATCCAGCTGGTAGAGGAGGAGCTGGACCGTGCCCAGGAGCGTCTGGCCACTGCCCTGCAGAAGCTGGAGGAAGCTGAGAAGGCGGCTGATGAGAGCGAGAG AGGCATGAAGGTCATCGAAAACAGGGCCATGAAAGATGAAGAGAAGATGGAACTCcaggaaatgcagctgaagGAGGCGAAGCACATAGCAGAGGAGGCTGACCGCAAATATGAGGAG GTTGCCCGCAAGCTGGTTGTCCTTGAGGGAGAGCTGGAGCGCtcagaggagagagcagaggtGGCAGAGAG CCGAGTGAGACAGTTGGAAGAAGAGCTGCGGACCATGGACCAGTCTCTCAAATCCCTCATTGCCTCAGAGGAAGAG TATTCCACCAAGGAGGATAAGTATGAGGAGGAAATCAAGCTTCTAGGGGAAAAGCTGAAGGAG GCTGAGACCCGAGCGGAGTTTGCGGAGAGGTCTGTGGCGAAGCTGGAGAAAACCATTGATGACCTAGAAG AGCGCTCTCAGCGGGAGGCCGAGAAAAACCGTGTTCTCACTAACGAGCTGCGGGTCATCCTTACTGAACTTAACAACTGA
- the TPM2 gene encoding tropomyosin beta chain isoform X8 — protein MASASSIDAVKKKIQSLQQVADEAEERAEHLQREADAERQARERAEAEVASLNRRIQLVEEELDRAQERLATALQKLEEAEKAADESERGMKVIENRAMKDEEKMELQEMQLKEAKHIAEEADRKYEEVARKLVVLEGELERSEERAEVAESRVRQLEEELRTMDQSLKSLIASEEEYSTKEDKYEEEIKLLGEKLKEAETRAEFAERSVAKLEKTIDDLEDEVYAQKMKYKAISEELDNALNDITSL, from the exons ATGGCCAGCGCCAGCTCCATCGATGCCGTCAAGAAGAAGatccagagcctgcagcaggtGGCCGACGAGGCGGAGGAGCGCGCCGAGCACCTGCAGCGGGAGGCCGATGCCGAGCGGCAGGCCCGGGAGCGG GCTGAGGCTGAAGTGGCTTCCCTCAACCGCCGTATCCAGCTGGTAGAGGAGGAGCTGGACCGTGCCCAGGAGCGTCTGGCCACTGCCCTGCAGAAGCTGGAGGAAGCTGAGAAGGCGGCTGATGAGAGCGAGAG AGGCATGAAGGTCATCGAAAACAGGGCCATGAAAGATGAAGAGAAGATGGAACTCcaggaaatgcagctgaagGAGGCGAAGCACATAGCAGAGGAGGCTGACCGCAAATATGAGGAG GTTGCCCGCAAGCTGGTTGTCCTTGAGGGAGAGCTGGAGCGCtcagaggagagagcagaggtGGCAGAGAG CCGAGTGAGACAGTTGGAAGAAGAGCTGCGGACCATGGACCAGTCTCTCAAATCCCTCATTGCCTCAGAGGAAGAG TATTCCACCAAGGAGGATAAGTATGAGGAGGAAATCAAGCTTCTAGGGGAAAAGCTGAAGGAG GCTGAGACCCGAGCGGAGTTTGCGGAGAGGTCTGTGGCGAAGCTGGAGAAAACCATTGATGACCTAGAAG ATGAAGTGTATGCGCAGAAGATGAAGTACAAAGCCATCAGCGAGGAGCTGGACAATGCACTTAATGACATCACCTCCCTCTGA
- the TPM2 gene encoding tropomyosin beta chain isoform X12, with product MASASSIDAVKKKIQSLQQVADEAEERAEHLQREADAERQARERAEAEVASLNRRIQLVEEELDRAQERLATALQKLEEAEKAADESERGMKVIENRAMKDEEKMELQEMQLKEAKHIAEEADRKYEEVARKLVVLEGELERSEERAEVAESKCGDLEEELKIVTNNLKSLEAQADKYSTKEDKYEEEIKLLGEKLKEAETRAEFAERSVAKLEKTIDDLEERSQREAEKNRVLTNELRVILTELNN from the exons ATGGCCAGCGCCAGCTCCATCGATGCCGTCAAGAAGAAGatccagagcctgcagcaggtGGCCGACGAGGCGGAGGAGCGCGCCGAGCACCTGCAGCGGGAGGCCGATGCCGAGCGGCAGGCCCGGGAGCGG GCTGAGGCTGAAGTGGCTTCCCTCAACCGCCGTATCCAGCTGGTAGAGGAGGAGCTGGACCGTGCCCAGGAGCGTCTGGCCACTGCCCTGCAGAAGCTGGAGGAAGCTGAGAAGGCGGCTGATGAGAGCGAGAG AGGCATGAAGGTCATCGAAAACAGGGCCATGAAAGATGAAGAGAAGATGGAACTCcaggaaatgcagctgaagGAGGCGAAGCACATAGCAGAGGAGGCTGACCGCAAATATGAGGAG GTTGCCCGCAAGCTGGTTGTCCTTGAGGGAGAGCTGGAGCGCtcagaggagagagcagaggtGGCAGAGAG TAAATGTGGTGACCTAGAGGAGGAGCTGAAAATTGTCACCAACAACTTGAAGTCCCTGGAGGCCCAGGCTGACAAG TATTCCACCAAGGAGGATAAGTATGAGGAGGAAATCAAGCTTCTAGGGGAAAAGCTGAAGGAG GCTGAGACCCGAGCGGAGTTTGCGGAGAGGTCTGTGGCGAAGCTGGAGAAAACCATTGATGACCTAGAAG AGCGCTCTCAGCGGGAGGCCGAGAAAAACCGTGTTCTCACTAACGAGCTGCGGGTCATCCTTACTGAACTTAACAACTGA
- the TPM2 gene encoding tropomyosin beta chain isoform X3 yields the protein MEAIKKKMQMLKLDKENAIDRAEQAEADKKQAEDRCKQLEEEQQGLQKKLKGTEDEVEKYSESVKEAQEKLEQAEKKATDAEAEVASLNRRIQLVEEELDRAQERLATALQKLEEAEKAADESERGMKVIENRAMKDEEKMELQEMQLKEAKHIAEEADRKYEEVARKLVVLEGELERSEERAEVAESKCGDLEEELKIVTNNLKSLEAQADKYSTKEDKYEEEIKLLGEKLKEAETRAEFAERSVAKLEKTIDDLEESLASAKEENVGIHQVLDQTLLELNNL from the exons ATGGAGGCCATCAAGAAGAAGATGCAGATGCTGAAACTGGACAAGGAGAATGCCATCGACCGCGCCGAGCAAGCGGAGGCTGACAAGAAGCAGGCGGAGGACCGCTGCAAGCAG CTGGAGGAAGAACAGCAGGGCCTGCAGAAGAAGCTGAAGGGCACTGAGGATGAGGTGGAGAAGTATTCCGAGTCCGTCAAGGAGgcccaggaaaagctggagcaggcagagaagaaaGCTACAGAT GCTGAGGCTGAAGTGGCTTCCCTCAACCGCCGTATCCAGCTGGTAGAGGAGGAGCTGGACCGTGCCCAGGAGCGTCTGGCCACTGCCCTGCAGAAGCTGGAGGAAGCTGAGAAGGCGGCTGATGAGAGCGAGAG AGGCATGAAGGTCATCGAAAACAGGGCCATGAAAGATGAAGAGAAGATGGAACTCcaggaaatgcagctgaagGAGGCGAAGCACATAGCAGAGGAGGCTGACCGCAAATATGAGGAG GTTGCCCGCAAGCTGGTTGTCCTTGAGGGAGAGCTGGAGCGCtcagaggagagagcagaggtGGCAGAGAG TAAATGTGGTGACCTAGAGGAGGAGCTGAAAATTGTCACCAACAACTTGAAGTCCCTGGAGGCCCAGGCTGACAAG TATTCCACCAAGGAGGATAAGTATGAGGAGGAAATCAAGCTTCTAGGGGAAAAGCTGAAGGAG GCTGAGACCCGAGCGGAGTTTGCGGAGAGGTCTGTGGCGAAGCTGGAGAAAACCATTGATGACCTAGAAG AGAGCCTGGCCAGTGCCAAAGAGGAGAACGTGGGGATACACCAGGTCCTGGACCAGACCTTACTGGAGCTGAACAACCTCTGA
- the TPM2 gene encoding tropomyosin beta chain isoform X1, translating into MEAIKKKMQMLKLDKENAIDRAEQAEADKKQAEDRCKQLEEEQQGLQKKLKGTEDEVEKYSESVKEAQEKLEQAEKKATDAEAEVASLNRRIQLVEEELDRAQERLATALQKLEEAEKAADESERGMKVIENRAMKDEEKMELQEMQLKEAKHIAEEADRKYEEVARKLVVLEGELERSEERAEVAESRVRQLEEELRTMDQSLKSLIASEEEYSTKEDKYEEEIKLLGEKLKEAETRAEFAERSVAKLEKTIDDLEESLASAKEENVGIHQVLDQTLLELNNL; encoded by the exons ATGGAGGCCATCAAGAAGAAGATGCAGATGCTGAAACTGGACAAGGAGAATGCCATCGACCGCGCCGAGCAAGCGGAGGCTGACAAGAAGCAGGCGGAGGACCGCTGCAAGCAG CTGGAGGAAGAACAGCAGGGCCTGCAGAAGAAGCTGAAGGGCACTGAGGATGAGGTGGAGAAGTATTCCGAGTCCGTCAAGGAGgcccaggaaaagctggagcaggcagagaagaaaGCTACAGAT GCTGAGGCTGAAGTGGCTTCCCTCAACCGCCGTATCCAGCTGGTAGAGGAGGAGCTGGACCGTGCCCAGGAGCGTCTGGCCACTGCCCTGCAGAAGCTGGAGGAAGCTGAGAAGGCGGCTGATGAGAGCGAGAG AGGCATGAAGGTCATCGAAAACAGGGCCATGAAAGATGAAGAGAAGATGGAACTCcaggaaatgcagctgaagGAGGCGAAGCACATAGCAGAGGAGGCTGACCGCAAATATGAGGAG GTTGCCCGCAAGCTGGTTGTCCTTGAGGGAGAGCTGGAGCGCtcagaggagagagcagaggtGGCAGAGAG CCGAGTGAGACAGTTGGAAGAAGAGCTGCGGACCATGGACCAGTCTCTCAAATCCCTCATTGCCTCAGAGGAAGAG TATTCCACCAAGGAGGATAAGTATGAGGAGGAAATCAAGCTTCTAGGGGAAAAGCTGAAGGAG GCTGAGACCCGAGCGGAGTTTGCGGAGAGGTCTGTGGCGAAGCTGGAGAAAACCATTGATGACCTAGAAG AGAGCCTGGCCAGTGCCAAAGAGGAGAACGTGGGGATACACCAGGTCCTGGACCAGACCTTACTGGAGCTGAACAACCTCTGA
- the TPM2 gene encoding tropomyosin beta chain isoform X10 → MASASSIDAVKKKIQSLQQVADEAEERAEHLQREADAERQARERAEAEVASLNRRIQLVEEELDRAQERLATALQKLEEAEKAADESERGMKVIENRAMKDEEKMELQEMQLKEAKHIAEEADRKYEEVARKLVVLEGELERSEERAEVAESKCGDLEEELKIVTNNLKSLEAQADKYSTKEDKYEEEIKLLGEKLKEAETRAEFAERSVAKLEKTIDDLEDEVYAQKMKYKAISEELDNALNDITSL, encoded by the exons ATGGCCAGCGCCAGCTCCATCGATGCCGTCAAGAAGAAGatccagagcctgcagcaggtGGCCGACGAGGCGGAGGAGCGCGCCGAGCACCTGCAGCGGGAGGCCGATGCCGAGCGGCAGGCCCGGGAGCGG GCTGAGGCTGAAGTGGCTTCCCTCAACCGCCGTATCCAGCTGGTAGAGGAGGAGCTGGACCGTGCCCAGGAGCGTCTGGCCACTGCCCTGCAGAAGCTGGAGGAAGCTGAGAAGGCGGCTGATGAGAGCGAGAG AGGCATGAAGGTCATCGAAAACAGGGCCATGAAAGATGAAGAGAAGATGGAACTCcaggaaatgcagctgaagGAGGCGAAGCACATAGCAGAGGAGGCTGACCGCAAATATGAGGAG GTTGCCCGCAAGCTGGTTGTCCTTGAGGGAGAGCTGGAGCGCtcagaggagagagcagaggtGGCAGAGAG TAAATGTGGTGACCTAGAGGAGGAGCTGAAAATTGTCACCAACAACTTGAAGTCCCTGGAGGCCCAGGCTGACAAG TATTCCACCAAGGAGGATAAGTATGAGGAGGAAATCAAGCTTCTAGGGGAAAAGCTGAAGGAG GCTGAGACCCGAGCGGAGTTTGCGGAGAGGTCTGTGGCGAAGCTGGAGAAAACCATTGATGACCTAGAAG ATGAAGTGTATGCGCAGAAGATGAAGTACAAAGCCATCAGCGAGGAGCTGGACAATGCACTTAATGACATCACCTCCCTCTGA
- the TPM2 gene encoding tropomyosin beta chain isoform X2, translating to MEAIKKKMQMLKLDKENAIDRAEQAEADKKQAEDRCKQLEEEQQGLQKKLKGTEDEVEKYSESVKEAQEKLEQAEKKATDAEAEVASLNRRIQLVEEELDRAQERLATALQKLEEAEKAADESERGMKVIENRAMKDEEKMELQEMQLKEAKHIAEEADRKYEEVARKLVVLEGELERSEERAEVAESRVRQLEEELRTMDQSLKSLIASEEEYSTKEDKYEEEIKLLGEKLKEAETRAEFAERSVAKLEKTIDDLEDEVYAQKMKYKAISEELDNALNDITSL from the exons ATGGAGGCCATCAAGAAGAAGATGCAGATGCTGAAACTGGACAAGGAGAATGCCATCGACCGCGCCGAGCAAGCGGAGGCTGACAAGAAGCAGGCGGAGGACCGCTGCAAGCAG CTGGAGGAAGAACAGCAGGGCCTGCAGAAGAAGCTGAAGGGCACTGAGGATGAGGTGGAGAAGTATTCCGAGTCCGTCAAGGAGgcccaggaaaagctggagcaggcagagaagaaaGCTACAGAT GCTGAGGCTGAAGTGGCTTCCCTCAACCGCCGTATCCAGCTGGTAGAGGAGGAGCTGGACCGTGCCCAGGAGCGTCTGGCCACTGCCCTGCAGAAGCTGGAGGAAGCTGAGAAGGCGGCTGATGAGAGCGAGAG AGGCATGAAGGTCATCGAAAACAGGGCCATGAAAGATGAAGAGAAGATGGAACTCcaggaaatgcagctgaagGAGGCGAAGCACATAGCAGAGGAGGCTGACCGCAAATATGAGGAG GTTGCCCGCAAGCTGGTTGTCCTTGAGGGAGAGCTGGAGCGCtcagaggagagagcagaggtGGCAGAGAG CCGAGTGAGACAGTTGGAAGAAGAGCTGCGGACCATGGACCAGTCTCTCAAATCCCTCATTGCCTCAGAGGAAGAG TATTCCACCAAGGAGGATAAGTATGAGGAGGAAATCAAGCTTCTAGGGGAAAAGCTGAAGGAG GCTGAGACCCGAGCGGAGTTTGCGGAGAGGTCTGTGGCGAAGCTGGAGAAAACCATTGATGACCTAGAAG ATGAAGTGTATGCGCAGAAGATGAAGTACAAAGCCATCAGCGAGGAGCTGGACAATGCACTTAATGACATCACCTCCCTCTGA
- the TPM2 gene encoding tropomyosin beta chain isoform X6, translated as MEAIKKKMQMLKLDKENAIDRAEQAEADKKQAEDRCKQLEEEQQGLQKKLKGTEDEVEKYSESVKEAQEKLEQAEKKATDAEAEVASLNRRIQLVEEELDRAQERLATALQKLEEAEKAADESERGMKVIENRAMKDEEKMELQEMQLKEAKHIAEEADRKYEEVARKLVVLEGELERSEERAEVAESKCGDLEEELKIVTNNLKSLEAQADKYSTKEDKYEEEIKLLGEKLKEAETRAEFAERSVAKLEKTIDDLEERSQREAEKNRVLTNELRVILTELNN; from the exons ATGGAGGCCATCAAGAAGAAGATGCAGATGCTGAAACTGGACAAGGAGAATGCCATCGACCGCGCCGAGCAAGCGGAGGCTGACAAGAAGCAGGCGGAGGACCGCTGCAAGCAG CTGGAGGAAGAACAGCAGGGCCTGCAGAAGAAGCTGAAGGGCACTGAGGATGAGGTGGAGAAGTATTCCGAGTCCGTCAAGGAGgcccaggaaaagctggagcaggcagagaagaaaGCTACAGAT GCTGAGGCTGAAGTGGCTTCCCTCAACCGCCGTATCCAGCTGGTAGAGGAGGAGCTGGACCGTGCCCAGGAGCGTCTGGCCACTGCCCTGCAGAAGCTGGAGGAAGCTGAGAAGGCGGCTGATGAGAGCGAGAG AGGCATGAAGGTCATCGAAAACAGGGCCATGAAAGATGAAGAGAAGATGGAACTCcaggaaatgcagctgaagGAGGCGAAGCACATAGCAGAGGAGGCTGACCGCAAATATGAGGAG GTTGCCCGCAAGCTGGTTGTCCTTGAGGGAGAGCTGGAGCGCtcagaggagagagcagaggtGGCAGAGAG TAAATGTGGTGACCTAGAGGAGGAGCTGAAAATTGTCACCAACAACTTGAAGTCCCTGGAGGCCCAGGCTGACAAG TATTCCACCAAGGAGGATAAGTATGAGGAGGAAATCAAGCTTCTAGGGGAAAAGCTGAAGGAG GCTGAGACCCGAGCGGAGTTTGCGGAGAGGTCTGTGGCGAAGCTGGAGAAAACCATTGATGACCTAGAAG AGCGCTCTCAGCGGGAGGCCGAGAAAAACCGTGTTCTCACTAACGAGCTGCGGGTCATCCTTACTGAACTTAACAACTGA
- the TPM2 gene encoding tropomyosin beta chain isoform X7: MASASSIDAVKKKIQSLQQVADEAEERAEHLQREADAERQARERAEAEVASLNRRIQLVEEELDRAQERLATALQKLEEAEKAADESERGMKVIENRAMKDEEKMELQEMQLKEAKHIAEEADRKYEEVARKLVVLEGELERSEERAEVAESRVRQLEEELRTMDQSLKSLIASEEEYSTKEDKYEEEIKLLGEKLKEAETRAEFAERSVAKLEKTIDDLEESLASAKEENVGIHQVLDQTLLELNNL, encoded by the exons ATGGCCAGCGCCAGCTCCATCGATGCCGTCAAGAAGAAGatccagagcctgcagcaggtGGCCGACGAGGCGGAGGAGCGCGCCGAGCACCTGCAGCGGGAGGCCGATGCCGAGCGGCAGGCCCGGGAGCGG GCTGAGGCTGAAGTGGCTTCCCTCAACCGCCGTATCCAGCTGGTAGAGGAGGAGCTGGACCGTGCCCAGGAGCGTCTGGCCACTGCCCTGCAGAAGCTGGAGGAAGCTGAGAAGGCGGCTGATGAGAGCGAGAG AGGCATGAAGGTCATCGAAAACAGGGCCATGAAAGATGAAGAGAAGATGGAACTCcaggaaatgcagctgaagGAGGCGAAGCACATAGCAGAGGAGGCTGACCGCAAATATGAGGAG GTTGCCCGCAAGCTGGTTGTCCTTGAGGGAGAGCTGGAGCGCtcagaggagagagcagaggtGGCAGAGAG CCGAGTGAGACAGTTGGAAGAAGAGCTGCGGACCATGGACCAGTCTCTCAAATCCCTCATTGCCTCAGAGGAAGAG TATTCCACCAAGGAGGATAAGTATGAGGAGGAAATCAAGCTTCTAGGGGAAAAGCTGAAGGAG GCTGAGACCCGAGCGGAGTTTGCGGAGAGGTCTGTGGCGAAGCTGGAGAAAACCATTGATGACCTAGAAG AGAGCCTGGCCAGTGCCAAAGAGGAGAACGTGGGGATACACCAGGTCCTGGACCAGACCTTACTGGAGCTGAACAACCTCTGA
- the TPM2 gene encoding tropomyosin beta chain isoform X4, whose protein sequence is MEAIKKKMQMLKLDKENAIDRAEQAEADKKQAEDRCKQLEEEQQGLQKKLKGTEDEVEKYSESVKEAQEKLEQAEKKATDAEAEVASLNRRIQLVEEELDRAQERLATALQKLEEAEKAADESERGMKVIENRAMKDEEKMELQEMQLKEAKHIAEEADRKYEEVARKLVVLEGELERSEERAEVAESKCGDLEEELKIVTNNLKSLEAQADKYSTKEDKYEEEIKLLGEKLKEAETRAEFAERSVAKLEKTIDDLEDEVYAQKMKYKAISEELDNALNDITSL, encoded by the exons ATGGAGGCCATCAAGAAGAAGATGCAGATGCTGAAACTGGACAAGGAGAATGCCATCGACCGCGCCGAGCAAGCGGAGGCTGACAAGAAGCAGGCGGAGGACCGCTGCAAGCAG CTGGAGGAAGAACAGCAGGGCCTGCAGAAGAAGCTGAAGGGCACTGAGGATGAGGTGGAGAAGTATTCCGAGTCCGTCAAGGAGgcccaggaaaagctggagcaggcagagaagaaaGCTACAGAT GCTGAGGCTGAAGTGGCTTCCCTCAACCGCCGTATCCAGCTGGTAGAGGAGGAGCTGGACCGTGCCCAGGAGCGTCTGGCCACTGCCCTGCAGAAGCTGGAGGAAGCTGAGAAGGCGGCTGATGAGAGCGAGAG AGGCATGAAGGTCATCGAAAACAGGGCCATGAAAGATGAAGAGAAGATGGAACTCcaggaaatgcagctgaagGAGGCGAAGCACATAGCAGAGGAGGCTGACCGCAAATATGAGGAG GTTGCCCGCAAGCTGGTTGTCCTTGAGGGAGAGCTGGAGCGCtcagaggagagagcagaggtGGCAGAGAG TAAATGTGGTGACCTAGAGGAGGAGCTGAAAATTGTCACCAACAACTTGAAGTCCCTGGAGGCCCAGGCTGACAAG TATTCCACCAAGGAGGATAAGTATGAGGAGGAAATCAAGCTTCTAGGGGAAAAGCTGAAGGAG GCTGAGACCCGAGCGGAGTTTGCGGAGAGGTCTGTGGCGAAGCTGGAGAAAACCATTGATGACCTAGAAG ATGAAGTGTATGCGCAGAAGATGAAGTACAAAGCCATCAGCGAGGAGCTGGACAATGCACTTAATGACATCACCTCCCTCTGA
- the TPM2 gene encoding tropomyosin beta chain isoform X5, protein MEAIKKKMQMLKLDKENAIDRAEQAEADKKQAEDRCKQLEEEQQGLQKKLKGTEDEVEKYSESVKEAQEKLEQAEKKATDAEAEVASLNRRIQLVEEELDRAQERLATALQKLEEAEKAADESERGMKVIENRAMKDEEKMELQEMQLKEAKHIAEEADRKYEEVARKLVVLEGELERSEERAEVAESRVRQLEEELRTMDQSLKSLIASEEEYSTKEDKYEEEIKLLGEKLKEAETRAEFAERSVAKLEKTIDDLEERSQREAEKNRVLTNELRVILTELNN, encoded by the exons ATGGAGGCCATCAAGAAGAAGATGCAGATGCTGAAACTGGACAAGGAGAATGCCATCGACCGCGCCGAGCAAGCGGAGGCTGACAAGAAGCAGGCGGAGGACCGCTGCAAGCAG CTGGAGGAAGAACAGCAGGGCCTGCAGAAGAAGCTGAAGGGCACTGAGGATGAGGTGGAGAAGTATTCCGAGTCCGTCAAGGAGgcccaggaaaagctggagcaggcagagaagaaaGCTACAGAT GCTGAGGCTGAAGTGGCTTCCCTCAACCGCCGTATCCAGCTGGTAGAGGAGGAGCTGGACCGTGCCCAGGAGCGTCTGGCCACTGCCCTGCAGAAGCTGGAGGAAGCTGAGAAGGCGGCTGATGAGAGCGAGAG AGGCATGAAGGTCATCGAAAACAGGGCCATGAAAGATGAAGAGAAGATGGAACTCcaggaaatgcagctgaagGAGGCGAAGCACATAGCAGAGGAGGCTGACCGCAAATATGAGGAG GTTGCCCGCAAGCTGGTTGTCCTTGAGGGAGAGCTGGAGCGCtcagaggagagagcagaggtGGCAGAGAG CCGAGTGAGACAGTTGGAAGAAGAGCTGCGGACCATGGACCAGTCTCTCAAATCCCTCATTGCCTCAGAGGAAGAG TATTCCACCAAGGAGGATAAGTATGAGGAGGAAATCAAGCTTCTAGGGGAAAAGCTGAAGGAG GCTGAGACCCGAGCGGAGTTTGCGGAGAGGTCTGTGGCGAAGCTGGAGAAAACCATTGATGACCTAGAAG AGCGCTCTCAGCGGGAGGCCGAGAAAAACCGTGTTCTCACTAACGAGCTGCGGGTCATCCTTACTGAACTTAACAACTGA